DNA from Brassica napus cultivar Da-Ae chromosome C4, Da-Ae, whole genome shotgun sequence:
AACGAAACGTTTGAGAAAAGCAATCTTGTTTACAAGATTGATGTGTTCTTGAACTCGACTATCTTCCGCAGCTGGAAAGATTCCATCAATGTCTTCCAGACCACGAGGGATCTCTCTCCTAACTACTCTAATGAGTTTACCCTCAAGCTTGTCAAGCGTTGTCTCGACTCCGTCGCTTACACGGCTTCCATAGACACCTCAAAAGTCGATTGGTCTTACACttacaacaggaagaagaagcttgatgagaAAGCTGTTCCGAGAGACTGGTGGGTGGAAGATCTATGTGAACTTCATATCGATTTGTATAAACAAGCCATTGAAGCTATCAAGACGAGAGGAAAAGTGCCTATTGAAGTCATTGGAGAAGCGTTACATGCTTATGCAAGAAGAAGAATAGGTGGTTTTAGCAAAGGCTCAGTGAGAGTTATTGACAAATCATTGACTGAATCCATCATAGAGCTTCTCCCGGATAAGAAAGGAAGCGTTTCTTCTAGTTTCTTGAGTAAGCTGCTTCGAGCATCGGTCTTTCTTGGATGTGAAGAAACCGTGAAGGAGACGTTAAAGAAGCGGATCAGCGAGCAGCTTGAAGAGACAGCAGTGAGTGACATCTTAATGTTTGATATAGATATGGTGCAGAGCGTAGTCAAGGAGTTTATGGACCGTGATCCAAAAACTCACCCAAAAGCATCTGTTGCAAAGCTTGTTGATGGGTACTTAGCTGAGAAGTCTAGAGACTCTAATCTCCTTCTCCAGAACTTCATATCTCTCGCTGAAACGGTTTCTAGCTTCCCAAGACAGTCTCATGATGGGTTATACCGCGCCATCGACATGTTTCTTAAGGTAACATAAGATATGCaaatcctctgtttttttttttttgaataactaAGAGGTTCTGGTTTGGGCCTCACTTTAAGGGATATACGGACCTACATGGCCAAACCATTTAAAACTCGCTTTCCTTTAGATAGAAAATCTCTTCAAACGAGAATTGAACCTACTActcattaaataataaatacctACCTACTAGATAATCTAAGAGTTGTCGCTAAAAGTCCAACTGTGCTTTGGTAAAATCTTGTGTTCTTTCATAATAGTTCTTAATTCTGTTGAGCCATTTTGATTTTTGTAACGTTTTAGGAACATCCAGGGATTGGCAAAAGCGAGAAGAAGAGAGTTTGCGGGTTAATGGACTGTAGAAAACTTTCAGCTGAAGCATGTGAACATGCAGTGCAGAATGAGCGTTTGCCGATGCGGGTGATTGTACAAGTTCTATTTTTTGAACAGATTAGAGTTAATGGTTCATCAACAGGATACAGCACTCCTGAGCTCACCACAACGACTCTGAACACTGAGGATGATGAATGGGACCACGTGAAAGAGTACTGATCTCAGCATTAATGAATCTCTACCGTTTGTTTCCCACTAGAATCAGCAGCTTTTGTAACACAGTTTATTTAGTTTCCCTTTGAACTAAAAACATTTGCTTCTTGGTCTTTATAAATGGGCCAAGTAGCAATGGGTCCTAGTAATGGCTTTGTGTCTAGCCTCAAGCACGTTCTCTGCCCATATATAAACTGATGTTtgtcaaatttgtttaaaagcTCGTTTAAATATTAGCTAGCATGAGTGGATATACTAACTCACGGCTTCAATTTCTCACCTCCATTTTTATCACTCAGTTGATGAATCTTTGTCAAAGATTTACAACTGATGTTACACTTTCAATCATATCCAGTATGTAAGTGTTGAATATGTGACTAACAATGTGAGATAagaagattaaaaataaaagttttcttGGTTTGTTTTTGGTTAACCAAACGTTTTATTAGCTTTGCATTAATGTTGACATCCcttatatcccttatatattaatcgaGAAACGTTACAACATTTGTTCGTTGTCTCGTGTCATCGTTttgatgattcttagaatttttagaaaaataggttggtccatctaaacatatattatactttttattaaactaactataaaattaattaataatgtacaaaataatattatccattatttccataaataaaagtTATGGAATTACCTAttttgattaacatatatatatatatgacaattaatgattatgaataatataaatttgataacaatttttgtatcatcCCTCcttctttttaattatattaatatttaaaagaaattaaacaatcacattaaccgtataataaaaaaaatagatttttttatatgttatattttgaaggagaaattatatgtttaccattttcatgctagcacttttcatttttaccaccactaaatgaacattttcaaaaataccttcttcgttaagtggcaaaagactcttatgcttttgttctttatatatataataaataaatatttaaataaataaaaataaaaaaaaataaaaattaatttttttcgaattatactatttcgaaattcaaaccctaaaccctaaaactcaactttaaaccctaaaccatcaatcctaaaccctattttttttttgaaatatgaaccctaaaccctgaaacatcaactctaaaccctaaaccccgaaacatcaactcaaaaccctaaaccctaaaccttcaactctaaaccctaaaacatc
Protein-coding regions in this window:
- the LOC106395031 gene encoding BTB/POZ domain-containing protein NPY4, with product MKFMKLGSKPDTVQSKGDDARYVATELETELIVTIGNIKFYLHKFPLLSKSGYLQKLIATSRNEEKKNQVDEINISEIPGGSVAFEVCVKFCYGITVTLNAYNVFAARCAAEFLEMNETFEKSNLVYKIDVFLNSTIFRSWKDSINVFQTTRDLSPNYSNEFTLKLVKRCLDSVAYTASIDTSKVDWSYTYNRKKKLDEKAVPRDWWVEDLCELHIDLYKQAIEAIKTRGKVPIEVIGEALHAYARRRIGGFSKGSVRVIDKSLTESIIELLPDKKGSVSSSFLSKLLRASVFLGCEETVKETLKKRISEQLEETAVSDILMFDIDMVQSVVKEFMDRDPKTHPKASVAKLVDGYLAEKSRDSNLLLQNFISLAETVSSFPRQSHDGLYRAIDMFLKEHPGIGKSEKKRVCGLMDCRKLSAEACEHAVQNERLPMRVIVQVLFFEQIRVNGSSTGYSTPELTTTTLNTEDDEWDHVKEY